GCACGGCATCGAGCTCGACGTTCCGGAGCGCAAGATCACGGGGTTGATCGGACCCTCGGGCTGCGGGAAGTCGACCTTGCTGCGCTGCATCAACCGCATGCAGGACTTGATCGACGGCGTGCGCATCTCGGGCGAGATCCTGTTCCACGACAAGAACGTGTTCGGGCCCGACGTCGACGTATTCGCGCTGCGCCGCCGCATCGGCATGGTGTTCCAGAAGTCGAACCCGTTCCCGAAGTCCATCTACGACAACGTCGCCTACGGCCCCCGGATCCTCGGCACGCGGTCGCGGGCGGCCCTCGACCAGGCGGTCGAGCGCAGCCTCGGCTCGGCCGCCCTCTGGGACGAGGTCAAGGACCGCCTGCACGAGAGCGCCCTGCGGCTCTCCGGCGGGCAGCAGCAGAGGCTCTGCATCGCCCGGGCGCTCGCGGTCGAGCCGGAGGTGCTGTTGATGGACGAGCCGTGCTCGGCCCTGGATCCGATCGCCACCGCCAAGATCGAAGAGCTGATGGACGAGCTGAAGTCGCGCTACACCATCGTCGTTGTCACGCACAACATGCAGCAGGCGGCGCGCGCCTCCGACGTCACCGGCTTCCTCCTGATGGGCGAGCTGGTGGAGTTCGGCGAGACGCCGAAGATCTTCACGACCCCGGGCGACCGGCGCACCGAGGACTACATCACGGGACGGTTCGGTTGATGGAGCACACCAGCCGGCATTACGAGATGGAGCTCGTGGAGCTGAAGGAGAAGATCCTCTTCGTCGGCGGCATGGTCGAGGAGATGATCGGCTCGGCGATGCGCTCCCTCCTGGACCGGGATCCCGAGCTGGCGCGCCAGGTCATCGACTCGGACCCCAGGGTCGACGTCGCCGAGCTGGAGGTCGATCACCTCTGCCTGAACCTGCTGGCGCTGCGGCAGCCGGCCGCGTCGGACCTGAGGTTCATCGCCACCGCCCTCAAGATCGTGACCGACCTCGAGCGCATCGGCGACCTTGCGGTCAACATCGCCGAGCGCTCGATCGAGCTGAACGAAGAGCCGCCGCTCAAGCCGTACATCGACATCCCCCGCATGGCGTCGGCCGCGGCGGGGATGGTCCGCCAGTCGCTCGACGCCTTCGTGAAACGGGACCCCTTCCTGGCGCGCCAGGTGCTGCGGGCGGACGCCGCCGTGGACGAACTGAACGTCCAGCTGTTCCGCGAGCTCCTGACCTACATGATCGAGGAGCCGAAGAACGTCAGCCGGGCCCTGCGCATCACCTTCATCGCGAAGTACCTCGAGCGCGTCGCCGATCACGCCACCAACATCGCCCAGATGGTCATCTTCATGTGCGAGGGGCGCGACGTGCGTCATCCCGGCGCCCAGAAGCGCGCGGGCGGGGAGTCCTGAAAGCGCCCGAAGTCGCCGGAAACAGCACGAGACGGACGCGCAGGACCCACAGCACGCCTCTGCGGTGAAACCCGGCGACACCGCAAAACTCGTCCCAGATGCCGCTTCCCCTCCCCGTTGGTTCGGCGATACCCCTTAGTGACACCTTGGATGGCGCGATCTCCCTTGACCCACAACGTCGCTGACGGCATAATCT
The window above is part of the Candidatus Dormiibacterota bacterium genome. Proteins encoded here:
- the phoU gene encoding phosphate signaling complex protein PhoU, which codes for MEHTSRHYEMELVELKEKILFVGGMVEEMIGSAMRSLLDRDPELARQVIDSDPRVDVAELEVDHLCLNLLALRQPAASDLRFIATALKIVTDLERIGDLAVNIAERSIELNEEPPLKPYIDIPRMASAAAGMVRQSLDAFVKRDPFLARQVLRADAAVDELNVQLFRELLTYMIEEPKNVSRALRITFIAKYLERVADHATNIAQMVIFMCEGRDVRHPGAQKRAGGES
- the pstB gene encoding phosphate ABC transporter ATP-binding protein PstB: MARRPEFEKAALRVRDLSLWYGETQALHGIELDVPERKITGLIGPSGCGKSTLLRCINRMQDLIDGVRISGEILFHDKNVFGPDVDVFALRRRIGMVFQKSNPFPKSIYDNVAYGPRILGTRSRAALDQAVERSLGSAALWDEVKDRLHESALRLSGGQQQRLCIARALAVEPEVLLMDEPCSALDPIATAKIEELMDELKSRYTIVVVTHNMQQAARASDVTGFLLMGELVEFGETPKIFTTPGDRRTEDYITGRFG